One Thermococcus sp. EP1 DNA window includes the following coding sequences:
- a CDS encoding DUF460 domain-containing protein — protein sequence MPILVIGIDIISEETKRFAVVSWFNGRLIKNGEFTFYRLVRFIRAKQPDIVATDNIYELGEYLRKFIRALPQGTKIVQVTGRPGEQKSLWSLAKEHGIKVVDKFNPYEEAKVCALLAVKGIGHEVLAFEDEVVIKVSRGRSQGKGGWSQDRYRRRVHNLIQNKVREIEETLKRANIPFDLEIKEKDQGLERGEFRVYASREELAGLIKPMKGGDIEVRIRPVEKKTFEFVPLKSESAIRERKSIIVGLDPGITVGIAALDLDGEVLTSYSERNMAVSDIVRFISEIGHPIIIATDVNPAPGLVEKISRSFKAMLFVPRESLKVEEKNELLRNLGISVEDDHQRDALAAAYKAYLRLKPKLDHIEAKLKELGITKKGEEIKALVIQGYNLGEAILKVKEREKPREEVKHVEEKEVYVDLTPYMEKIKELETTVELLERENQELRAMIEKQREIIESLENRIATYDEKIREKILRSKEFEIKEKRIIHLEKELREAKAIIEKLSSDLVLAKRMHLLELRGSAVPIKVIENLTWKELEELERSTGIKKDDVLYVINPAGAGKSLAEHLVEKRIKALISAKTLPNLVYEVLKENRIPILYENEIEVKRVDDFAIVDRKELEKAIEDKIKVWEKEKKEREIQEFLRLVEEYRIERIKELKKKSEEGH from the coding sequence ATGCCTATTCTAGTTATTGGTATAGATATAATCAGTGAAGAGACAAAACGCTTTGCTGTGGTTAGTTGGTTTAATGGAAGATTAATTAAAAATGGCGAATTTACATTTTATCGATTAGTCAGATTCATACGGGCTAAACAGCCGGATATAGTTGCCACAGACAACATATATGAACTTGGAGAGTATTTAAGAAAATTCATAAGAGCTCTACCTCAAGGGACAAAGATTGTTCAAGTGACTGGAAGACCCGGAGAGCAGAAATCACTCTGGAGTTTAGCTAAAGAACATGGAATCAAAGTAGTGGACAAGTTCAATCCCTATGAAGAAGCTAAGGTATGTGCCCTTTTAGCAGTCAAGGGAATTGGTCATGAAGTACTAGCATTTGAAGATGAGGTAGTAATCAAAGTCTCAAGAGGGAGGAGTCAAGGAAAAGGCGGTTGGAGCCAAGACAGATACAGAAGGAGAGTTCACAACCTGATACAAAATAAAGTAAGAGAAATCGAGGAGACCCTTAAAAGGGCCAATATTCCTTTCGATTTAGAAATCAAAGAAAAAGACCAAGGATTAGAAAGAGGAGAATTTAGGGTATATGCCTCCCGGGAAGAACTCGCAGGATTAATTAAACCTATGAAGGGAGGAGATATAGAAGTAAGAATAAGGCCTGTAGAAAAGAAGACATTTGAATTCGTGCCACTAAAAAGCGAAAGTGCAATAAGAGAAAGAAAGAGCATCATTGTGGGCCTTGATCCTGGTATAACTGTGGGTATTGCTGCATTGGATTTGGATGGAGAGGTTTTGACATCATACAGCGAGAGAAATATGGCAGTTAGTGATATAGTCAGATTCATAAGTGAAATCGGACATCCTATAATAATAGCTACTGATGTAAATCCTGCTCCAGGTCTTGTCGAAAAAATCTCTCGGTCATTTAAAGCAATGCTCTTCGTTCCACGAGAGAGTCTGAAAGTGGAGGAGAAGAATGAGCTTTTAAGGAACTTAGGGATAAGCGTCGAAGATGATCATCAACGAGACGCATTGGCAGCAGCTTATAAAGCATACCTCCGCTTGAAACCAAAGCTTGATCATATAGAGGCAAAACTAAAGGAACTCGGCATTACAAAGAAAGGGGAGGAGATAAAGGCCTTAGTGATCCAAGGTTACAATCTTGGAGAGGCTATTTTAAAAGTCAAAGAGAGAGAAAAGCCAAGAGAAGAAGTCAAGCATGTAGAAGAAAAAGAGGTCTATGTAGACTTAACACCGTACATGGAAAAAATAAAAGAGTTGGAAACTACTGTAGAGCTTTTAGAACGAGAAAATCAAGAACTGAGAGCTATGATAGAAAAACAAAGAGAGATCATAGAAAGTCTGGAAAACAGAATTGCTACTTACGATGAAAAGATCAGAGAAAAGATTCTAAGAAGTAAAGAATTTGAGATAAAAGAAAAGAGAATAATACATCTCGAAAAGGAGTTGAGAGAGGCAAAAGCAATTATTGAAAAACTAAGCAGTGATTTAGTCTTAGCAAAGAGAATGCATCTTCTTGAACTTAGAGGATCAGCAGTGCCCATCAAAGTTATTGAAAACCTCACATGGAAAGAACTCGAAGAATTAGAGCGTTCTACTGGGATTAAGAAGGATGATGTCCTCTATGTTATCAACCCTGCTGGCGCAGGAAAAAGCCTCGCCGAGCACCTAGTTGAAAAAAGGATAAAAGCACTCATCAGTGCAAAAACCCTTCCAAATCTTGTTTATGAAGTGTTAAAAGAAAATAGAATCCCAATTCTTTATGAAAATGAAATAGAAGTAAAGAGAGTAGATGACTTTGCAATAGTTGACAGAAAAGAACTTGAAAAAGCAATAGAGGATAAGATAAAAGTTTGGGAAAAAGAGAAAAAAGAAAGGGAAATTCAAGAATTCCTCCGACTCGTTGAAGAATATCGCATTGAGCGTATTAAAGAACTCAAAAAGAAGTCTGAAGAAGGACATTAA
- a CDS encoding acylphosphatase yields MEIVRAHLRIYGRVQGVGFRWSMQREARKLGVSGWVRNLPNGSVEAVIEGERERVEALIGWAHQGPSWARVTRVEVSWETPKGEKGFRVVG; encoded by the coding sequence ATGGAGATAGTAAGAGCACATCTAAGGATATATGGAAGGGTTCAGGGTGTAGGATTTAGATGGAGCATGCAAAGAGAGGCCAGAAAACTTGGAGTCAGTGGCTGGGTAAGGAACCTTCCCAACGGTAGTGTTGAGGCTGTCATCGAAGGAGAAAGAGAAAGGGTAGAAGCCCTCATTGGATGGGCCCATCAAGGCCCTTCATGGGCAAGAGTTACGAGAGTTGAAGTCAGCTGGGAAACCCCAAAAGGAGAAAAGGGATTTAGAGTTGTGGGTTAA
- the cutA gene encoding divalent-cation tolerance protein CutA — MILVYTTFPNWESAERITKELLERRLIACANLREHKAFYWWQGKVEEDTEVGAVLKTKVDLWSELKKTLKELHPYTVPAIIRIDVDHVNKEYLDWLIEVTE; from the coding sequence ATGATACTTGTTTACACAACTTTTCCTAATTGGGAGAGCGCTGAGAGAATCACAAAAGAGCTTTTAGAGAGAAGACTAATTGCATGTGCAAATCTCAGGGAGCATAAGGCTTTTTACTGGTGGCAAGGAAAAGTTGAGGAAGATACTGAAGTTGGAGCAGTCTTAAAAACGAAAGTTGATCTCTGGAGTGAACTTAAAAAGACTCTTAAGGAGCTTCATCCTTACACTGTACCAGCAATAATAAGAATAGATGTCGATCATGTGAATAAGGAATATTTAGATTGGCTGATAGAGGTTACGGAATGA
- a CDS encoding DUF99 family protein, whose protein sequence is MIRKVKSQIRIIGFDDGTFSFKSKLNRDRTILVGVIMKGSQEVMGVVTRWIEVDGKDATEKMIEAIVNSRFKDLRIIMLKGVTYAGFNVVDVVRLNKETGLPVIVVIRKKPDLQAMEKALKKHFSDAEERISLLHKAGKIKELIPGKLYYQAVGISHEQAEEIIRLAQKSSLIPEPLRLAHMIASAVMSGESKKE, encoded by the coding sequence ATGATAAGGAAAGTCAAATCTCAGATAAGAATCATTGGATTTGATGATGGGACTTTTTCTTTTAAATCTAAACTTAACCGGGATAGGACTATTCTGGTTGGTGTTATTATGAAAGGTTCTCAGGAGGTCATGGGAGTTGTAACGCGATGGATTGAGGTTGATGGAAAAGATGCAACTGAGAAAATGATTGAGGCTATAGTCAATTCCCGTTTTAAGGATTTGAGAATCATAATGCTAAAGGGAGTCACCTATGCAGGTTTTAATGTAGTGGATGTTGTAAGACTCAACAAGGAGACTGGTCTGCCAGTTATAGTGGTAATAAGGAAAAAGCCTGACTTACAAGCTATGGAAAAGGCTTTAAAGAAACATTTCTCCGATGCTGAGGAGAGAATAAGCCTCTTACACAAAGCAGGCAAAATAAAAGAGTTAATCCCCGGGAAGTTGTACTATCAGGCTGTTGGAATTTCTCATGAACAAGCCGAAGAAATAATAAGATTAGCTCAAAAAAGTTCTTTAATCCCTGAGCCTTTAAGGTTGGCTCATATGATAGCGTCTGCGGTTATGAGCGGAGAATCCAAAAAGGAATAG
- the queC gene encoding 7-cyano-7-deazaguanine synthase QueC, which yields MRRAVVLFSGGLDSTACLYWAKKNYDEVIMLTINYGSNEERVTNKVAEFFSKELNVPLKIVGLEFLEEFSKLRGTTLVGGETPKVTAQELENLEIAQETAKSVWVPARNVVLIAVAASLLDALGGGDIIVGFNAEEGMTFPDNTPEFVEKMNNMLKYGSMSDVKVVAPLIGLDKKGIARLLKEFGAKYEYSNSCYMPKGFTEDGKPIHCGECESCIRRHRGLIDSIGEDRTVYRVQPRI from the coding sequence ATGAGAAGAGCTGTGGTATTATTTAGTGGAGGTCTTGACAGTACTGCTTGCCTCTATTGGGCAAAAAAGAATTATGATGAGGTTATTATGCTCACTATAAACTATGGTAGCAATGAGGAAAGAGTTACAAATAAAGTCGCGGAGTTTTTCTCTAAAGAACTCAATGTTCCATTAAAAATCGTTGGGCTTGAGTTCCTCGAAGAGTTTTCCAAGCTTCGTGGAACCACACTAGTAGGCGGAGAAACACCAAAAGTGACTGCTCAAGAGCTTGAGAATCTAGAAATAGCACAAGAAACGGCAAAAAGTGTTTGGGTGCCTGCTAGAAACGTTGTACTTATAGCAGTAGCAGCATCTCTCTTGGATGCCCTTGGTGGTGGAGATATAATTGTAGGTTTCAACGCGGAAGAAGGTATGACATTTCCCGATAATACTCCTGAATTCGTTGAAAAAATGAACAATATGTTAAAATATGGATCAATGAGTGATGTCAAAGTAGTTGCACCGCTAATAGGGTTGGACAAAAAAGGAATAGCAAGACTTCTGAAAGAATTTGGTGCGAAGTATGAGTATTCCAATTCCTGTTATATGCCTAAAGGGTTTACAGAAGATGGAAAGCCGATTCATTGTGGGGAATGTGAAAGCTGTATAAGGAGACATCGTGGTCTTATTGATAGTATAGGGGAAGATAGGACAGTTTATAGAGTGCAACCAAGAATCTAA
- a CDS encoding THUMP domain-containing protein produces the protein MTTLLVTVPGGREGDAALELEWALGDARVRRAKWRGVLIVKTRLEKDEALERIKEFDTTAIFKVLPLEKLVMSKKEVIMEEAFEMAKERIKETESFAVRCKRRGNWISSGKEIEIELGAKIKETLNANVDLTNPDWYVWIEVLGKQTGISVIRPEEIIKKRVEF, from the coding sequence ATGACCACACTGCTTGTAACAGTACCTGGTGGAAGAGAGGGTGATGCTGCTCTCGAGCTTGAATGGGCTCTTGGAGATGCAAGAGTTAGACGTGCAAAGTGGAGAGGAGTGTTAATAGTCAAAACACGTCTCGAAAAAGATGAAGCATTGGAAAGGATAAAGGAGTTTGACACTACAGCTATTTTTAAAGTTCTACCTCTAGAGAAATTAGTCATGAGTAAAAAGGAAGTAATAATGGAAGAAGCCTTCGAAATGGCTAAAGAACGTATTAAAGAAACCGAGAGTTTTGCAGTTAGGTGTAAAAGAAGAGGTAACTGGATATCTTCCGGGAAAGAAATAGAAATTGAACTTGGAGCAAAAATAAAGGAGACTCTAAACGCCAATGTTGATCTCACTAATCCCGATTGGTACGTTTGGATAGAAGTTCTCGGAAAGCAAACGGGTATAAGTGTCATTAGGCCAGAAGAAATAATAAAGAAGAGAGTAGAGTTTTAA
- a CDS encoding ATPase: protein MERPSTLKVYSPPSYEVYGLAKNPFEQLASEGIEDVESIHVYQEVDMRLSMIISEVIGNKSSIAFSLVGPLGMGKTQRLKSIHKTISEQGGKAIYIKVDTNDILKLTRDMFNGLKPPKTRTNIFLENLSRKLGFIDRLEKMLSSTKEYKSRDIAEMLTKELSKYPYSTVLLDELENMQTASEEEKILFFEMLRHFISNMPPGCIVGFACIPDAYEEYSKIFPAFFMRLHYEFKLRPMSLDETFELVKKRLNKVRIRDTDDPVYPFTDEAIRLIHQLAKGNPRQILRLLHYVLSEASKHKFDPIDDYVVTTILEEPKNLEEYLMRIPKDYRDLVETIVYQFNGGPASYIQIAKEVKKPGVQVYDHLEELIRLGFLVGDPKGNYKVPDYVRKFLEEQEVEEKQ from the coding sequence ATGGAAAGGCCTAGCACACTTAAAGTTTATTCCCCTCCATCTTATGAAGTATATGGTCTAGCAAAAAATCCTTTTGAACAATTGGCAAGTGAAGGAATAGAAGACGTAGAGAGTATACATGTTTACCAAGAGGTGGATATGCGCTTATCCATGATAATCTCAGAGGTGATTGGGAATAAAAGTTCAATAGCATTTTCTTTAGTGGGTCCTTTAGGAATGGGGAAAACCCAGAGACTTAAAAGTATTCATAAAACTATATCAGAGCAAGGAGGAAAGGCAATTTATATTAAAGTGGATACAAATGATATCTTAAAACTCACGCGAGACATGTTTAATGGGTTAAAGCCACCAAAAACCAGGACCAATATCTTTCTTGAAAATCTCTCCAGAAAGTTAGGTTTTATAGATCGTCTTGAAAAGATGTTATCTTCAACTAAAGAGTACAAATCGAGAGATATTGCTGAAATGCTGACAAAGGAATTGAGTAAGTATCCTTATTCTACAGTGCTTCTTGATGAGTTGGAAAATATGCAAACGGCAAGTGAAGAAGAAAAGATTCTCTTTTTTGAAATGTTAAGGCACTTTATAAGCAACATGCCTCCTGGATGTATCGTTGGTTTTGCCTGTATACCTGACGCCTATGAGGAGTACTCAAAAATTTTCCCCGCCTTTTTTATGAGATTGCATTATGAATTTAAGTTAAGACCAATGAGTCTTGATGAAACTTTTGAACTCGTTAAGAAGAGGCTTAATAAAGTTAGAATTAGAGATACCGACGATCCGGTGTATCCATTTACTGATGAGGCAATAAGACTTATTCACCAACTTGCAAAGGGCAATCCGAGACAAATCTTAAGGCTTCTCCATTATGTATTAAGTGAGGCCAGTAAACATAAATTTGACCCAATAGATGACTATGTGGTTACAACCATACTGGAGGAGCCCAAGAACTTGGAAGAATATTTGATGAGAATACCAAAAGATTACAGAGATTTAGTAGAAACTATAGTATACCAGTTCAATGGAGGGCCGGCGAGTTATATTCAGATAGCTAAAGAAGTGAAAAAGCCAGGAGTTCAAGTTTATGACCACTTAGAAGAACTAATAAGATTGGGCTTTTTAGTAGGAGATCCGAAGGGGAATTACAAAGTTCCAGACTATGTTAGAAAATTCCTTGAGGAGCAAGAGGTGGAGGAAAAGCAATGA
- a CDS encoding metal-dependent hydrolase, which yields MNYNGHVLSGLLTYPLAVFFASFLKQYANIPFELSLMAMIFGYGVYVLGADLPDLDHPEALIHRGIKPIVSVFVGSAVFVRVRDYVLFGNKTWMDESVAWVVGALFAVGAWYAFSAVLPKHRGIVHSITFATIYGLSIFALCRYGLVFKFGEALFVGFVAFLGYVLHLIVDKEVKLI from the coding sequence ATGAATTATAATGGCCATGTTCTCAGTGGCCTTCTAACTTATCCCTTAGCAGTTTTTTTTGCATCTTTTCTAAAACAATATGCAAATATTCCGTTTGAATTGAGTTTGATGGCAATGATTTTTGGGTATGGTGTTTATGTTCTTGGAGCTGATTTACCTGATCTTGATCACCCAGAGGCACTAATACATAGAGGAATAAAACCTATAGTTTCAGTATTCGTAGGCAGTGCGGTATTCGTTAGGGTTAGAGATTATGTTTTGTTCGGAAATAAGACTTGGATGGATGAGAGTGTTGCATGGGTAGTAGGAGCTCTTTTTGCAGTAGGGGCGTGGTATGCCTTTTCTGCCGTACTTCCAAAACATAGAGGAATAGTACACTCTATTACCTTTGCCACAATCTATGGTTTATCCATCTTTGCCTTATGTAGGTATGGCCTCGTTTTTAAATTTGGAGAGGCTTTATTTGTGGGGTTTGTAGCCTTTCTAGGGTATGTTCTTCACTTAATAGTGGATAAAGAGGTGAAATTAATTTAG